CGCGCGAAGCGCGTCAATCGTCGCTACGCCGAGCTCAGCCGGATCGTTGCGGCGTACGACCTATGGGTCGAGGCCACCGACGATCTGGCGGCCGCGCGCGAGCTGGCCAAGGAAGACGACGCGTTCGCTGAAGAGGTGCCGAGCCTGGAAGAGGGACTGGCCCAGGCCCAGGAGAAGCTTCGTCGGCTCCTCATCCCGCGCGATCCGGATGATGCCCGCGACGTGATCATGGAGATCAAGGCGGGGGAGGGCGGCGCCGAATCGGCGCTGTTCGCAGCCGACCTGTTGCGCATGTACACGCAGTACGCCGCGCACAAGGGCTGGAAGACAGAGCTGCTCGATCGCAACGAGTCAGACCTCGGTGGCTATAAAGACGTCCAGATCGCGATCAAAGGAGCCTCTGCCGACCCCGCGCAGGGCGTCTGGGCCCACCTGAAGTACGAGGGCGGCGTGCACCGCGTGCAGCGGGTCCCCGCCACCGAGTCGCAGGGACGAATCCACACCTCCACCACCGGTGTGCTGGTGTTCCCCGAGGTCGACGAACCCGACGAGGTCGAGATCAGCCAGAACGATCTCAAGATCGATGTGTACCGATCGTCCGGGCCAGGCGGTCAGTCGGTCAACACGACCGACTCCGCTGTTCGCATCACGCACCTTCCGACCGGCATCGTCGTCTCGATGCAGAACGAGAAGTCGCAGCTGCAGAACCGCGAAGCCGGCATGCGAGTGCTGCGTGCGCGTATCCTCGCCAAGCGTCAGGAAGAGCTGGACGCCGCGGCATCAGACGCCCGCAAGTCGCAGATCCGCGGCATGGATCGCTCCGAACGCATCCGCACCTACAACTTCCCCGAGAACCGCATCGCGGACCACCGCACCGGATTCAAGGCATACAACCTCGATCAGGTGATGGACGGCGCGCTCGATCCGATCATCGATAGCGCGATCGCAGCTGACGAAGAAGCGCGGCTCGCCGCGGTCGGCCAGGACTCCTGATCGCGAGCACCGAGCGCTAGGCTCGTGGGCGTGATCACGCTCCTGTTCCGCACGCTCATCTACCTCGTCTCGGCGGGGCTCGGACTCATCGTGGCAGATGCCGTCCTTCCTGGTTTTCAGATCCAGTGGGACAAGTGGTGGGGCTTCGTCATCTGCATCGTCATCTTCGCGATTCTGCAGAACATCCTGAGCCCCTGGATCGCCAAGCTCGCCGACCGCTACGCGCCCGTCCTGTTGGGTGGTATCGGTATCTTTTCGACGCTGGTGGCACTGATCGTCGTCGTGCTGCTGCCGGTCGGCGGTCTGCGTATCACCGACTTGACCGGCTGGCTGCTCGGTTCGGTGATCGTCTGGCTGATCTCGGCGCTCGGCAGTGTGCTTCTGCCGCTGATCTTCCTCAAGCGCAGAGTCCAGGAGCGCAGGGAGCGCTGATCGGTCTCGCGCGACGCAGGCCGATTCAGATCGAGTAGTCGGATACGACGCGCAGGTCTGAGAAGTCGTCGTGATCGCTTCGCCGTCGTGCCTTGGCGGGGACGCCGACGAGGATGCTGTCGCACGGTGCGTCTTTCGTGACGACGGCGTTGGCTCCGACGACGGTGTTGGCGCCGACGGTGATCGGCCCGAGGATCTTCGCGCCTGCACCTACGACCACACCGTTGGCGAGTGTGGGGTGCCGCTTGCCGGTCGCGTCGCGCGTGCGTCCGCCGAGCGTGACCCCGTGATAGAGCATCACATCATCACCGAGTTCCGATGTCTCGCCGATCACGACGCCCATGCCATGGTCGATGAAGAACCGTCGTCCGATCTTCGCCCCGGGATGGATCTCGATCCCGGTGAGCCAACGTGAGATCTGCGAGCCGGCACGCGCGAGGAGGCGAACATCCCGTCGCCAGAGTCCGTGCCACACCCGGTGCCACCAGATGGCGTGCAGCCCGGGGTACAGCAGCACCAATTCGATACCGCTCCGCGCGGCAGGGTCGCGAAGACGTGCGGCGACGACGTCCTCGCGCATTCGCCCGATCATGCCCATGTACGCATCAGCTCTCGCGCAGATCCTCGAACAGCGCCGTCGAGATGTAGCGCTCGCCCGTGTCCGGCATGATCACGACGATCGTCTTACCGGCATTCTCGGGACGTGCAGCGACCTGCAGTGCGGCCGAGAGGGCAGCCCCGGAGGACATGCCGACCAGCAGACCCTCCTTGGCGGCGAGTTCGCGTGCCAGCCGCAGCGACTCGTCGAACTCGACCGTGATGACCTCGTCGAGCACGTCGCGATCGAGCACGTCGGGGACGAAGTTCGGACCGATGCCCTGGATCTTGTGCGGCCCGGGGTGGCCCTCGGAGAGCACGGGGGAGTCCTTCGGCTCGACGGCGATGACCTGCACGCCGGGCTTGGCGGCCTTGAGCGCCTGTCCGGTCCCGGTCACGGTGCCGCCGGTGCCGACACCCGCGATGAAGATGTCGATGTCGCCGTCGGTGTCGCGGAGGATTTCCTGTGCCGTGGTCTCGCGGTGGATCTGCGGGTTCGCCGGATTCTCGAACTGCTTGATCCAGACGGCGCCCGGTGTGTCGGCGACGATCTTCTTGGTCTCCTCGATCGCACCGCTCATGCCCTTGGTCGGGTCGGTGAGCACGATCTCGGCGCCGAACGCCTTGAGCAGCACCCGGCGTTCCTTCGACATCGATGCGGGCATCGTCAGGATGACCTTGTAGCCGCGTGCGGCACCCACCATCGCAAGGGCGATGCCGGTATTGCCGCTGGTCGACTCCACGATCGTGCCCCCGGGCTTCAGCTCGCCGGACGCTTCGGCGGCGTTGATCATCGCGATGCCGATGCGGTCCTTCACACTGGATGCCGGGTTGTAATACTCGAGCTTTGCCAGAACGGTGGCCCCGACGCCCTCGGTGACGCGGTTGAGGCGGACCAGCGGCGTGTTGCCGAAAGCGGTCGTGATGTCGGAATGGATGCCGGACATGTTCTGGCCTTTCGTTCGTGGAACGGTGCACCGCAAGCCTATTCGAGTCGATGCAACGTCGACACATTGTGTCGCGGGTGAGCAGGGCTCACGCCGTACGCTGAGAGGATGCCCGAAGTGACCCTCGCCGCAACCGTCCGCACCGCAGCCGAGCGTCTCGCCGCTGCCGGTGTTCCCGATCCGCTGGTTGATGCAGAACTGCTGGCGGCTCACGTGCTCGGGCTGCGCCGTGGAGAGGTCCAGGCCGCGATCGTTCGAGGCGACACCGTCGCAGAGCAGGACCTCGCCGCACTCGACGCGCTCGTCGCTCGTCGGGCGGCGCGTGAGCCCTTGCAGCACCTGACGGGGTTCGCACCGTTCCGGCACCTCGAGCTCGCGGTCGGCCCCGGAGTCTTCGTCCCGCGACCCGAGACCGAGACGGTCGCCCAGTTCGCGATCGACGCGCTGTCGAACGCTCCGGACCCGGAGCCGATCGGGGTGGATCTGTGCACTGGCAGCGGTGCGATCGCACTGGCGATGGCCACCGAAGTTCCGCATGCCAGCGTCTTCGCGGTCGAACTCTCGCCGGACGCGCATGCGTGGGCCGCCCGCAACACCGCGGGCGCCGAGAACCTCACCCTCGTGCAGGGAGATCTCGCTGATTCCCTCGCAGAGCTCGACGGCACGGTGTCCGTGGTGATCTCGAATCCGCCGTACGTGCCGGATGACGCGATCCCCAGGGATCCGGAGGTGCGACTGTTCGACCCCGCGATGGCGCTGTACGGCGGCCCCGATGGGCTCGACATCGTACGCGCGCTGAGCCGCAGAGCACTGGAGCTCCTTCGTCCAGGGGGACTGCTCGTCATCGAGCACGGTGAGCTGCAGGGAGATGCCATTCGCACCCTTCTCGACGACGACGGCTGGCGGGCACCGAGGACCCATCCCGACCTGACGCGTCGCGACCGGGCGACCACGGCGCTGCGCCCTTGACCGGCCCGCAGGCCGAGGCGTGCGCGTACACCTAGAATGGTGAGGTCATGTCCTCTGTCTTCGATTGCCGCGATGAGGCACAGCTGCTCGCCGGAATGCGCCACGCCCGTCAGGCGATCGCCCGGGGCGAGCTCATCGTCATGCCCACGGACACTGTCTACGGCGTCGCCGCTGACGCGTTCACCCCCGCCGCCGTGCAGCGGCTGCTCGACGCGAAGGGGCGCGGCCGGGACCAGCCGCCGCCCGTGCTCGTCGCAGGCCAAGCAGCACTCGCAGCGCTCGTGGAGGAGATCCCTGAGCCCGTGCAGAAGCTCGTCGACGAGTTCTGGCCCGGGGGACTGACCATCGTCCTGCCCGCCCAGCCATCGCTCGCCTGGGACCTCGGCGACACTCTCGGCACCGTCGCTGTGCGGATGCCGGATCAGCGAGTCGCGCTCGAGCTTCTCGAGGAGACGGGCCCTCTCGCCGTGTCGAGCGCCAATCTCACCGGCAAAGCGGCCGCCATCTCTGCGAAGGACGCCGAGCGGATGCTGGGAGACAGCGTGTCGGTCTATCTCGACGGCGGTATGAGTGAGACGGGCGTCGCGTCCACGATCATCGATGCCACGTCGCTGGTTCGCCGCGGCATCGACTCGGGCGAGCCACGGATCCGTCTTCTGCGCGAGGGTGCGGTGACGATGAAGCAGTTGCGGGGCGTCGTCGGCGAACTGCTCGATGCGCCGGACGGCGCGGCGTGAAGCAGTATCTCTTCACGATCATCCTCACGGCGACCATCACACTCGTGATGTCGTGGGTGGTCTGGCAGCTCAGTCTGCGCTTCAAGCTGTACCCCGGCATCCGAGAGCGCGACGTGCACACGACACCGACGCCGAGACTCGGGGGAGTCGCGATATTCCTCGGCATCGCCGCCGCCATCGGCGTCTCGGCGGCCAATCCCTTCTTCAGCATCATGTGGGTGCCGCCGCAGACGATGTGGGCGGTGCTGGGTGCCGCACTCCTGATAGCCATCATCGGAGTGATGGATGACCTGTGGGACCTCGACTGGTTCATCAAACTCGGTGTGCAGTTCCTGGCGGCCGGCATCATCACGGTTTTCGGCGGCCTGCAGATCCTGTCGCTCCCGCTCGGTGAGATGGTCATCGTCTCCAGCTGGCTGAGCATAGCCGTGACGATGTTCGCGATCGTCGTCGTGATGAACGCCGTCAACTTCATCGATGGACTCGACGGACTCGTCGCAGGCGTGTGCCTCATCGCAAACGGCGTGTTCTTCGCCTACTCGTACATCCTCACTCGCGACACCGGCACGAGCAGCTACTTCAACCTGGCATCTTTCCTCGCCGCCGTCGTCATCGGAGCCTGCATCGGATTCCTGCCGCTCAACTGGAGCCCGGCGAAGTTGTTCATGGGCGATTCCGGTGCTCTGGTCCTGGGTCTGCTGATGGCGACGTCGGCGATCGCGCTCACGGGTCAGATGTCGTCCAGCGCGATGGACCCCGAGGAATTCGGTCGCTCGCAGCTGCTCGGCGCATTCATCCCGATCCTGCTCCCGCTCGTGGTCGTCATGCTGCCGCTGCTCGACTTCGGGCTCGCCGTGTTCCGTCGTATGAGGGCGGGCAAGTCGCCGTTCTCGCCCGATCGGAAGCATCTGCACCATCGGATGCTCGATCTGGGACATCGGGACCGCGACGCCGTGCTCATCTTCTATGCATGGACGGCCGTGATCTCACTGGCTGTTCTCCTCATGTACATCGGCTCGCGGGAGGACTGGCCCGGCCAGTACCTTCCAGGAGTCGCGTTCGGCGTTGTCGGTGTCGCAGCCTGCCTCGTCGTCACTCTGCTGCCCACCCCGCGCGCTCAGCGAGCGCCCACCGAGCCGACACCTTCTCCGGAGACCCGATGAGCGACACACCAGAACGCCAGACACCCGCGATCACCTCGATGCTGCGGCAGGTGCTGATCTGGACCGGAGTCGCGTCCATCGTGCTCGTCGTCCTCGGCGGGGGCATCGGTTTCCTCGTCGCAGGCAGTGACGGTCTGTGGAGCGGGCTGGCGGGCGTCGCACTCGCCATCGTTTTCCTCGCCCTCACGCCGCTGAGCGTCCTGATCGCGAACCGCTGGTACGGCAGGGAGATGTTCGCGACGGTCTTCTTCGGGATCGTGATGGGCAGCTGGCTGCTCAAGCTCGTCGTATTCGTCGTCGCGATCGTGATCCTGCGCGGGCAGGACTGGGTCGTCCCGCTGGTCATCTTCCTTTCACTCGTCGCCGGGATCGTGGTGAGCCTCGTGATCGATGCCGTCGTGTTCACGAGGATGCGCATGCCGTACGCCTCGGACGTGTCGCTGCCGGAAACCAACCCGGAGGATCGCGAGGATTCGTGACCCTGGGAAAATCTTGATAGTCTGAAAACCGGGTTCGCTGGGCGAGCTTTCGCGTCGTGCGAGATGCTCCGACTCAGCTAGAACTCCCCACCCAAATCGTCGCGTCGATCCTGGTCGATGCCCCGAAGCTGGAGCAACGTTGACTCACGCCGCGAGCCTCCTCGTCCGATTCGCAACGGATGAATTCCACCCACCGTCGATCGCAGAGTTCTTCCCGGAGATCCTCTTCACCATCGGCCCGCTCTCGGTGCACCGCATCCACCTTGTGCAGTTTCTCGCGACCATCGCCGTCGTCCTCATCCTCTGGCTCGGCACGCGCAAGCTCAAGCTAGTTCCCGGCCGCGGTCAGGGCGTCATCGAGATGCTCTTCGACATCGTCCGCGTGAACGTCGCACACGACATGATGGGCAAGAAGGACGGCGATCGCTTCCTGCCGCTTCTTACGACGATCTTCTTCATGGTGCTGTTCTTCAACATCACGGGCGTCATACCGTTCCTGAACATCGCGGGAACGAGCATCATCGCCGTGCCGCTGATGCTCGCGGTCATCACGTATGTCACGTTCATCTACGCCGGAATCCGCAAGAGTCCGTGGGGCTTCATCCGCAACTCGCTCTTCCCGCCCGGGGTTCCGCCGGCTCTGTACATCATCGTCGCGCCGCTGGAGTTCATCTCGACCTTCATCGTCCGGCCGGTCACGCTCACGCTGCGACTTCTGATGAACATGATGGTCGGGCACCTCATGCTGGTGCTGTTCTTCGCAGCGACCCAGTTCTTCATCTTCTCGATGGGCGGCTTCTGGACGATTCTCGGAGCGGGCACACTCGCCTTCGGCTTCGCGTTCACAGCCTTCGAGATCCTGGTGGCCTTCCTCCAGGCGTACGTCTTCACCATCCTCACCGCGGTCTACATCCAGCTCGCAGTCGCGGACGAACACTAATCGGGGCGCGCCAGCACCCCTCAATGAAAGGAAACACCTGTGGATCCCAACTCGGTTCTTGCAGCCATCAACATCGACATCACCGGCTCGATCGCCAACGTCGGCTACGGCCTGGCAGCCATCGGCCCGGCCATCGGTGTGGGCATCGTCGTCGGCAAGACGATCGAGGGCATCGCTCGCCAGCCTGAGCTGTCCGGCAAGCTTCAGGGCACCATGTGGATCGGTATCGCCTTCACCGAGGCGCTTGCGTTCGTCGGTATCGGCGTGGCGTTCCTCTTCGGCTACTGATCCGTATCACCCACACGTAAGGAGACAGGATGCTGAACGCTCTTGTCACGCTCGCAGCCGAGGAGGCGGAGCACAACCCGCTTCTGCCGGCGATGTACGACATCGTCTGGTCAGCGGTCTGCTTCGTCATCATCCTGATCGTGGCCTGGAAGGTCGCTCTCCCGAATGTGGCGAAGATGCTCGACGAGCGCTCCGCTGCCATCGAGGGCAACATCGCCAAGGCCGACGAAGCGCAGAAGCAGGCGGAGGCGGCTCTGGAGGAGTACACCCGCCAGCTCGCCGAGGCTCGCACAGAGGCCGGTGAGATCCGTGAGGCTGCCCGTGAGGACAGCAAGAAGATCGTCGCCGAAGCGAAGGAGACCGCGACCGTAGAGGCCGCACGCGTCACCGCCGCAGCTCAGGCGCAGATCGAGGCAGAGCGTCAGACGACGCTCGTCGCGCTCCGCTCTGAGGTCGGAACGCTCGCGATCGACCTCGCTGGCGGCGTGGTCGGCGAGACGCTGTCGGATGACGCTCGTGCGACCGCAGTCGTCGACCGCTTCCTCGCAGACCTCGAGGCGTCAGAAAAGGCGGCCAAGTAATGGGCAGCGCGACCACTCAGGCACTCGCGGCTTCGACGGCGGCCCTCGCTGAGGCGAAGGACGTCACCCTCGACACGGCCGGTGAACTCTTTACCGTGGCGCGTCTGATGGGCGAATCCGGTCAGCTGAGCGGCGCGCTGGCTGACCCCGCCGCTCCGGCGGGTCTGCGTGAGCAGGTCGTCGCGAAGGTGTTCGGCGGAGTGTCGAACACCACGCGTCAGGTGCTCTCGGTAGCGGTCGGTGAGAGATGGTCCGACGAGGCCGGCCTCATCGCAGGGATCGAGGAACTCGCGATCCGGGCGGCTGCCATCGCTGAGCCGAAGGCGGACATCGAAGGTGAGCTGTTCTCGTTCCTGCGTGTCATCGCGGCCAATCCGGAACTCGAGCTGGCACTCGGAAGCCGGTTGGGCGATGACTCCGCGAAGGGCAGCCTCGTAGAGAAGCTCATCGGCAGCACCGCGAGCGCGCCGACCACGCTGATCGTCTCGTCGCTCGTTCGTC
The DNA window shown above is from Microbacterium murale and carries:
- the prfA gene encoding peptide chain release factor 1, which codes for MFESVQALIDEHRRVQEELSDPAVHADAARAKRVNRRYAELSRIVAAYDLWVEATDDLAAARELAKEDDAFAEEVPSLEEGLAQAQEKLRRLLIPRDPDDARDVIMEIKAGEGGAESALFAADLLRMYTQYAAHKGWKTELLDRNESDLGGYKDVQIAIKGASADPAQGVWAHLKYEGGVHRVQRVPATESQGRIHTSTTGVLVFPEVDEPDEVEISQNDLKIDVYRSSGPGGQSVNTTDSAVRITHLPTGIVVSMQNEKSQLQNREAGMRVLRARILAKRQEELDAAASDARKSQIRGMDRSERIRTYNFPENRIADHRTGFKAYNLDQVMDGALDPIIDSAIAADEEARLAAVGQDS
- a CDS encoding phage holin family protein, coding for MITLLFRTLIYLVSAGLGLIVADAVLPGFQIQWDKWWGFVICIVIFAILQNILSPWIAKLADRYAPVLLGGIGIFSTLVALIVVVLLPVGGLRITDLTGWLLGSVIVWLISALGSVLLPLIFLKRRVQERRER
- the epsC gene encoding serine O-acetyltransferase EpsC, whose product is MGMIGRMREDVVAARLRDPAARSGIELVLLYPGLHAIWWHRVWHGLWRRDVRLLARAGSQISRWLTGIEIHPGAKIGRRFFIDHGMGVVIGETSELGDDVMLYHGVTLGGRTRDATGKRHPTLANGVVVGAGAKILGPITVGANTVVGANAVVTKDAPCDSILVGVPAKARRRSDHDDFSDLRVVSDYSI
- the cysK gene encoding cysteine synthase A encodes the protein MSGIHSDITTAFGNTPLVRLNRVTEGVGATVLAKLEYYNPASSVKDRIGIAMINAAEASGELKPGGTIVESTSGNTGIALAMVGAARGYKVILTMPASMSKERRVLLKAFGAEIVLTDPTKGMSGAIEETKKIVADTPGAVWIKQFENPANPQIHRETTAQEILRDTDGDIDIFIAGVGTGGTVTGTGQALKAAKPGVQVIAVEPKDSPVLSEGHPGPHKIQGIGPNFVPDVLDRDVLDEVITVEFDESLRLARELAAKEGLLVGMSSGAALSAALQVAARPENAGKTIVVIMPDTGERYISTALFEDLRES
- the prmC gene encoding peptide chain release factor N(5)-glutamine methyltransferase — protein: MPEVTLAATVRTAAERLAAAGVPDPLVDAELLAAHVLGLRRGEVQAAIVRGDTVAEQDLAALDALVARRAAREPLQHLTGFAPFRHLELAVGPGVFVPRPETETVAQFAIDALSNAPDPEPIGVDLCTGSGAIALAMATEVPHASVFAVELSPDAHAWAARNTAGAENLTLVQGDLADSLAELDGTVSVVISNPPYVPDDAIPRDPEVRLFDPAMALYGGPDGLDIVRALSRRALELLRPGGLLVIEHGELQGDAIRTLLDDDGWRAPRTHPDLTRRDRATTALRP
- a CDS encoding L-threonylcarbamoyladenylate synthase produces the protein MSSVFDCRDEAQLLAGMRHARQAIARGELIVMPTDTVYGVAADAFTPAAVQRLLDAKGRGRDQPPPVLVAGQAALAALVEEIPEPVQKLVDEFWPGGLTIVLPAQPSLAWDLGDTLGTVAVRMPDQRVALELLEETGPLAVSSANLTGKAAAISAKDAERMLGDSVSVYLDGGMSETGVASTIIDATSLVRRGIDSGEPRIRLLREGAVTMKQLRGVVGELLDAPDGAA
- a CDS encoding MraY family glycosyltransferase — translated: MKQYLFTIILTATITLVMSWVVWQLSLRFKLYPGIRERDVHTTPTPRLGGVAIFLGIAAAIGVSAANPFFSIMWVPPQTMWAVLGAALLIAIIGVMDDLWDLDWFIKLGVQFLAAGIITVFGGLQILSLPLGEMVIVSSWLSIAVTMFAIVVVMNAVNFIDGLDGLVAGVCLIANGVFFAYSYILTRDTGTSSYFNLASFLAAVVIGACIGFLPLNWSPAKLFMGDSGALVLGLLMATSAIALTGQMSSSAMDPEEFGRSQLLGAFIPILLPLVVVMLPLLDFGLAVFRRMRAGKSPFSPDRKHLHHRMLDLGHRDRDAVLIFYAWTAVISLAVLLMYIGSREDWPGQYLPGVAFGVVGVAACLVVTLLPTPRAQRAPTEPTPSPETR
- the atpB gene encoding F0F1 ATP synthase subunit A; the encoded protein is MTHAASLLVRFATDEFHPPSIAEFFPEILFTIGPLSVHRIHLVQFLATIAVVLILWLGTRKLKLVPGRGQGVIEMLFDIVRVNVAHDMMGKKDGDRFLPLLTTIFFMVLFFNITGVIPFLNIAGTSIIAVPLMLAVITYVTFIYAGIRKSPWGFIRNSLFPPGVPPALYIIVAPLEFISTFIVRPVTLTLRLLMNMMVGHLMLVLFFAATQFFIFSMGGFWTILGAGTLAFGFAFTAFEILVAFLQAYVFTILTAVYIQLAVADEH
- the atpE gene encoding F0F1 ATP synthase subunit C, translated to MDPNSVLAAINIDITGSIANVGYGLAAIGPAIGVGIVVGKTIEGIARQPELSGKLQGTMWIGIAFTEALAFVGIGVAFLFGY
- a CDS encoding F0F1 ATP synthase subunit B translates to MLNALVTLAAEEAEHNPLLPAMYDIVWSAVCFVIILIVAWKVALPNVAKMLDERSAAIEGNIAKADEAQKQAEAALEEYTRQLAEARTEAGEIREAAREDSKKIVAEAKETATVEAARVTAAAQAQIEAERQTTLVALRSEVGTLAIDLAGGVVGETLSDDARATAVVDRFLADLEASEKAAK
- a CDS encoding F0F1 ATP synthase subunit delta, giving the protein MGSATTQALAASTAALAEAKDVTLDTAGELFTVARLMGESGQLSGALADPAAPAGLREQVVAKVFGGVSNTTRQVLSVAVGERWSDEAGLIAGIEELAIRAAAIAEPKADIEGELFSFLRVIAANPELELALGSRLGDDSAKGSLVEKLIGSTASAPTTLIVSSLVRQPRKRRVRQLLSRAMKIVSAQGGRIVATVHTAAPLSAAQRTRLGASLAARYDGQVSINEVIDPSVVGGLRVQVADDVIDGSISARLADLRQKLAG